A window from Candidatus Saccharimonadia bacterium encodes these proteins:
- a CDS encoding exodeoxyribonuclease III: protein RAADWTVGDRGRRLDHIWVSRALKDSVQDFRITRDARSWERPSDHVPVTVVLEV from the coding sequence ACCGCGCCGCCGACTGGACCGTCGGCGACCGCGGCCGCCGCCTCGACCACATCTGGGTCTCGCGCGCGCTGAAGGACTCCGTGCAGGATTTTCGCATCACCCGCGACGCCCGCAGCTGGGAGCGGCCGTCGGACCACGTGCCCGTGACAGTGGTGCTGGAGGTGTAG